A DNA window from Brenneria izadpanahii contains the following coding sequences:
- the folE gene encoding GTP cyclohydrolase I FolE, producing the protein MSSLSKEAVMVHEALMARGLETPLRGELLDRETRKQRITEHMTAIMNLLSLDLQDDSLAETPHRIAKMYVDEIFSGLDYSNFPKITIIENKMKVDEMVTVRDITLTSTCEHHFVTIDGKATVAYIPKDGVIGLSKINRIVQFFSQRPQVQERLTQQILIALQTLLGTNNVAVSIDAVHYCVKARGIRDATSATTTTSLGGLFKSSQNTRQEFLRAVRHHN; encoded by the coding sequence ATGTCATCTTTAAGTAAAGAAGCCGTCATGGTTCACGAAGCGTTGATGGCGCGAGGCCTGGAAACGCCGCTGCGTGGAGAATTGTTAGATCGAGAAACGCGCAAGCAGCGGATTACCGAGCATATGACGGCGATCATGAATCTGTTAAGCCTTGATTTGCAAGATGACAGTCTGGCGGAAACGCCGCATCGCATTGCGAAAATGTATGTTGATGAAATATTTTCCGGTCTGGACTACTCCAATTTCCCTAAAATCACCATCATCGAGAATAAGATGAAGGTGGATGAAATGGTGACAGTCCGGGACATTACCTTGACCAGTACCTGCGAACATCACTTTGTGACGATTGATGGTAAAGCGACCGTTGCCTATATTCCGAAAGACGGCGTGATCGGTTTATCGAAGATCAACCGGATCGTGCAGTTCTTTTCTCAGCGCCCGCAGGTTCAGGAGCGGTTGACTCAGCAAATCCTGATTGCCTTGCAAACGCTGCTGGGCACCAACAATGTCGCCGTATCGATTGATGCCGTGCATTATTGCGTTAAGGCGCGCGGTATCCGCGACGCAACCAGCGCGACCACTACCACGTCGCTGGGCGGGCTGTTTAAATCCAGCCAGAATACCCGTCAAGAGTTTTTGCGCGCGGTTCGCCATCACAACTGA
- a CDS encoding KTSC domain-containing protein has translation MQRKRVSSSELFAVGYDAENSVLEIELLNGSIYQYIGVARMIYEELMSSTAKHRYYARYIKSSFPYEKLQ, from the coding sequence TTGCAAAGAAAACGGGTTTCATCATCAGAATTGTTCGCCGTCGGATACGACGCCGAAAATAGCGTATTAGAAATAGAACTGCTGAACGGCAGCATATATCAATATATCGGCGTAGCGCGGATGATTTATGAAGAGCTAATGTCGAGTACGGCCAAACACCGGTACTACGCTCGTTATATTAAAAGCTCATTTCCCTATGAGAAATTGCAGTAA
- a CDS encoding oxidoreductase, giving the protein MNTTAIRVQVGPANYFSFPGAIDKLLEFYPPAVLNNALWIYGERALAAARPYLPAEFESPSARRVLFGAHCSEGEVAKLVAEAGDSCQVVIGIGGGAVLDTAKVVARRVGAPLVAIPTIAATCAAWTPLSVWYTDEGQALGFEIFTDANHLVLVEPRIILAAPAEYLLAGVGDTLAKWYEAVVLSPRPETLPLTVRLGLQTALDIRDVLLQKSASALDAAASGALTQDFLDVVDAIIAGGGMVGGLGERYTRVAAAHAVHNGLTVLPQTERFLHGTKVAYGILVQSALQKDLDTLRQLKAAFKVLGLPTSLAELDVDINDRASIQAVIERALQPSESIHYLPLTLNESVLLDALNTVETAAG; this is encoded by the coding sequence ATGAATACAACGGCAATCCGCGTACAGGTCGGTCCAGCCAACTATTTTTCCTTTCCTGGCGCAATCGATAAGCTGCTGGAGTTTTATCCGCCCGCGGTGCTGAACAACGCGCTGTGGATCTACGGCGAACGGGCGTTAGCGGCCGCCAGGCCTTATCTTCCGGCTGAATTCGAGTCGCCGTCCGCCCGGCGCGTCTTGTTCGGCGCGCACTGCAGCGAAGGCGAAGTGGCGAAGCTGGTGGCCGAGGCCGGGGATAGCTGTCAGGTTGTGATCGGTATCGGCGGCGGCGCGGTGCTGGATACGGCAAAAGTCGTGGCGCGCCGAGTGGGCGCGCCGCTGGTGGCGATCCCGACGATTGCGGCCACCTGCGCCGCCTGGACGCCGCTTTCCGTCTGGTACACCGATGAAGGTCAAGCGCTGGGGTTTGAAATTTTTACCGACGCCAACCATCTGGTGTTGGTGGAGCCGCGCATTATTTTAGCGGCGCCGGCGGAATACCTGTTGGCCGGGGTGGGGGATACGCTGGCGAAATGGTATGAGGCAGTGGTGCTAAGCCCCCGGCCGGAAACCTTGCCGTTGACGGTTCGGCTTGGGCTGCAAACCGCGCTGGATATTCGTGACGTATTGCTGCAAAAAAGCGCCTCCGCGTTGGACGCCGCGGCCAGCGGTGCGCTGACGCAGGATTTTCTTGATGTCGTCGATGCCATTATTGCCGGCGGCGGCATGGTCGGCGGGCTGGGAGAGCGCTACACGCGGGTTGCCGCCGCGCATGCGGTTCATAATGGGTTAACGGTATTGCCGCAGACGGAGCGGTTCCTGCATGGAACCAAGGTGGCGTATGGCATTCTGGTGCAAAGCGCGCTGCAAAAGGATCTCGATACGCTACGGCAGTTGAAGGCCGCATTCAAGGTATTGGGATTGCCGACTTCGCTGGCCGAACTGGATGTGGATATTAACGATCGCGCGTCTATTCAAGCGGTGATTGAGAGGGCCTTGCAGCCGAGCGAATCCATTCACTATTTACCGTTAACGCTGAATGAATCGGTGCTGCTGGATGCGCTTAACACGGTGGAGACGGCGGCGGGATAA
- the fghA gene encoding S-formylglutathione hydrolase has product MNSSLELLEEHRLFGGWQRRYRHASDTLNCSMTFSIYIPPMPDDAPSPVLYWLSGLTCNDENFTTKSGAQRTAAELGIVLVMPDTSPRGEDVADDAGYDLGQGAGFYVNASQQPWAEHYRMYDYIYQELPALIQQSFNVNRRQSISGHSMGGHGALMLALRNPGSYLSASAFAPIVNPSQTPWGRKALSAYLGEDETQWLQYDSCHLLANSQSKLPMLVDQGDGDNFLPDQLQPAKLAELARLHDWPLTLRMQPGYDHSYFFIASFIEDHLRFHARYLHRQ; this is encoded by the coding sequence ATGAATTCATCACTGGAACTTCTGGAAGAGCACCGCCTATTCGGCGGTTGGCAACGGCGCTATCGCCATGCATCCGACACGCTGAATTGCAGTATGACGTTCAGCATCTATATACCGCCGATGCCGGATGATGCCCCATCGCCGGTGCTTTACTGGCTATCGGGGCTGACCTGTAATGATGAAAACTTCACCACCAAATCCGGCGCTCAACGCACTGCCGCTGAATTGGGTATCGTTCTGGTCATGCCGGATACCAGCCCGCGGGGGGAAGACGTCGCGGATGACGCCGGATACGATCTTGGTCAGGGAGCCGGATTTTACGTCAATGCCTCCCAGCAACCCTGGGCCGAACACTACCGGATGTATGACTACATATATCAGGAACTGCCGGCATTGATTCAGCAGAGTTTTAACGTTAACCGCCGCCAGTCCATCAGCGGACACTCCATGGGCGGGCACGGCGCGTTGATGCTTGCGTTACGGAATCCGGGCAGCTACCTGTCCGCTTCCGCCTTTGCGCCTATCGTCAACCCCAGCCAGACCCCCTGGGGACGCAAAGCGCTCAGCGCCTATCTGGGCGAGGATGAAACGCAGTGGCTGCAGTATGACAGTTGCCATCTACTGGCAAACAGCCAGAGCAAACTACCTATGCTTGTCGATCAGGGCGATGGCGATAACTTTTTACCCGATCAGTTGCAACCGGCGAAACTGGCCGAATTGGCACGCCTGCACGACTGGCCGCTCACGCTGAGAATGCAGCCCGGTTACGACCATAGCTACTTCTTCATCGCCAGCTTTATTGAAGATCACCTCCGCTTTCACGCCCGGTATTTACATCGGCAATAG
- a CDS encoding amino acid permease, whose protein sequence is MAQQDIQNSVPGRNSLRRELKARHLTMIAIGGSIGTGLFVASGATVSQAGPGGALLSYILIGVMVYFLMTSLGELAAFMPVSGSFATYGSRYVEEGFGFALGWNYWYNWAVTIAVDLVAAQLVMGYWFPEVPGWIWSALFLAVMVLLNIISVKGFGEAEYWFSLIKVVTVVIFIAVGILMIVGILRGAENAGIHNWQIGDAPFAGGFSAMVGVAMIVGFSFQGTELIGVAAGESENPRENIPRAIRQVFWRILLFYIFAILIISLIIPYTDPNLLRNDVKDIAVSPFTLVFQHAGLLSAAAVMNAVILTAVLSAGNSGMYACTRMLFTLASEGKAPRLFAKLSKGGVPRNALYATAVIAALCFLSSMYGNQTVYLWLLNTSGMTGFIAWLGIAISHYRFRRGYVKAGLDLNRLPYLSRFFPLGPLFAFVLCLVITLGQNYQAFLEDKIDWYGVTATYIGIPLFLLIWFGYKFSRGTRFIKYQDMTFPEHK, encoded by the coding sequence ATGGCTCAGCAAGACATTCAAAATTCTGTTCCGGGCAGAAATTCTCTGCGCCGTGAACTTAAGGCGCGTCATTTGACGATGATCGCGATAGGCGGTTCGATAGGCACCGGTTTGTTTGTGGCTTCCGGTGCAACGGTTTCACAGGCCGGGCCGGGTGGGGCGTTACTGTCTTACATTCTGATTGGCGTGATGGTCTATTTTCTCATGACCAGTCTGGGGGAACTGGCGGCATTTATGCCGGTATCCGGATCGTTTGCCACCTATGGCTCCCGCTACGTTGAAGAAGGCTTCGGTTTCGCGCTGGGCTGGAATTATTGGTACAACTGGGCCGTAACGATTGCGGTCGACCTGGTCGCCGCCCAATTGGTGATGGGATACTGGTTCCCGGAGGTTCCCGGTTGGATATGGAGCGCGCTATTTTTAGCCGTGATGGTGCTATTGAACATCATTTCGGTAAAAGGGTTTGGCGAAGCGGAATATTGGTTCTCGCTGATTAAAGTCGTGACGGTGGTGATTTTTATCGCCGTCGGCATCCTGATGATTGTCGGGATCTTGCGCGGAGCTGAAAATGCGGGGATACACAATTGGCAGATTGGCGATGCGCCGTTTGCCGGTGGTTTTTCCGCCATGGTGGGCGTGGCGATGATTGTCGGTTTCTCGTTCCAGGGAACGGAGTTAATCGGCGTGGCCGCCGGGGAATCAGAAAATCCGCGGGAAAATATTCCGCGCGCCATTCGTCAGGTGTTTTGGCGTATTCTGCTGTTTTATATCTTCGCTATTCTGATCATCAGCCTGATCATTCCATACACCGACCCGAATCTGCTGCGTAATGACGTAAAAGATATTGCCGTCAGCCCGTTCACGCTGGTATTCCAACATGCCGGTTTGCTTTCCGCGGCGGCGGTGATGAACGCGGTTATTCTCACCGCGGTGCTGTCTGCGGGCAACTCCGGGATGTATGCCTGCACCCGCATGCTGTTTACGCTGGCGTCTGAGGGGAAAGCGCCGCGTCTTTTCGCCAAACTGTCAAAAGGCGGCGTACCCCGCAATGCGCTATATGCGACCGCTGTGATTGCCGCATTGTGCTTTTTGTCGTCCATGTATGGCAACCAAACGGTCTATCTTTGGTTGTTAAACACCTCAGGCATGACCGGCTTTATCGCCTGGCTGGGCATCGCCATCAGTCACTATCGTTTCCGTCGCGGTTATGTCAAGGCCGGACTCGATCTGAACCGTCTTCCATACCTTTCCCGTTTCTTTCCGCTGGGGCCGTTGTTCGCCTTTGTGCTTTGCCTGGTTATTACATTGGGGCAGAACTACCAGGCTTTCCTGGAAGATAAGATCGACTGGTATGGCGTCACGGCAACCTATATCGGCATTCCGCTGTTTCTGCTGATCTGGTTCGGCTATAAATTCTCTCGGGGGACGCGCTTCATCAAATATCAGGATATGACGTTCCCGGAACATAAATAA
- a CDS encoding ABC transporter permease: protein MLITVVALIALFGLASDNFLDPYNIINILRSIAIVTVIAIGVSISLSVGGFDLSVGSTASLANALVISLFVWHGFGTTEAIVLTLLLCTLVGLFNAFLIVVLKIPDMLATLASLFVIQGVAMTYSYGGSITQNMVLPSGEMAEGVIPEFFATLGQVPVIVVIMLVVTLVVQLYLSLTKHGRRMYAIGGNPEAARLAGIRTARYRVQAYILSSLLAALGGILLASRIGSSQVNAGGGYLMDAVAAAYIGFSLAGSGKPNALGTLVGAVILGVLQNGLVMLSVPYYAMDIIKGLVLALALAMTYIQKR from the coding sequence ATGCTGATCACCGTCGTCGCGCTGATCGCGCTCTTCGGTCTGGCATCGGACAATTTTCTCGATCCCTATAACATCATCAATATCCTGCGTTCGATCGCCATCGTGACCGTAATTGCGATCGGGGTGTCCATCTCCCTGTCGGTAGGCGGCTTCGATCTTTCCGTCGGTTCGACCGCCTCGCTGGCTAACGCGCTGGTGATTTCGCTGTTTGTCTGGCATGGCTTTGGCACCACCGAAGCCATCGTACTGACTTTGCTGCTGTGTACGCTGGTCGGTCTATTCAACGCCTTCCTTATCGTGGTGCTGAAAATTCCCGATATGCTGGCGACGCTCGCCAGCCTGTTTGTCATTCAGGGCGTGGCCATGACCTACAGCTACGGTGGCTCCATCACGCAGAATATGGTGCTGCCGAGCGGCGAAATGGCCGAGGGCGTCATTCCGGAATTCTTCGCCACGCTGGGACAGGTGCCGGTCATCGTCGTCATCATGCTGGTCGTCACTTTGGTGGTTCAGCTCTATCTGTCGCTGACCAAACATGGCCGCCGCATGTACGCCATCGGCGGTAATCCTGAGGCGGCGCGTCTGGCCGGGATCAGGACGGCGCGCTATCGGGTTCAGGCGTATATTCTGTCTTCGCTGCTGGCGGCGCTAGGGGGGATTTTACTGGCTTCCCGTATCGGTTCCTCACAGGTCAATGCCGGCGGCGGCTATTTAATGGACGCCGTCGCCGCCGCCTATATCGGTTTCTCGCTGGCGGGTTCCGGCAAGCCGAACGCGTTGGGAACGCTGGTGGGCGCGGTCATTCTCGGCGTGCTGCAAAACGGGTTGGTCATGCTTTCCGTTCCGTACTACGCCATGGATATCATAAAAGGTCTGGTGTTGGCGCTGGCTCTCGCCATGACCTATATCCAGAAACGCTGA
- a CDS encoding sugar ABC transporter ATP-binding protein, producing MTSTAQRTRLEMRNISISFSGFHALKQVDFTLEGGSIHALTGANGAGKSTLMTILSGAYRHYSGDIIIDGTRVDIHSPRAAKQHGIHLVQQEVDVALVPTLSVAENIMLDTLAQTGHVLNWPQVYRQAQALLDQLGIRLNVRRRLDRCSLAEKQQILLARALSHECRFLILDEPTAPLDQAESARLFQVVRRLQATGIGIVFISHRIHELSEICDTLTVLRDGEFVSSGPMQGLSGEQIVERMLGHRLDDIFPPRRRAALQDPLLKVKGLHDETLLRDISLTLRKGEILGIAGLAGAGKTELCKALFGAAPCQIEQGEYQGGSWRPHSPYRSVEQGIALVPEERRKEGIFIEESVAMNLSVSASNSFSRWGVFSHRQALSWAKQIIRQLAIRTTGPMQKLARLSGGNQQKVAIGKWLRSEAQVLIFDEPTKGVDIKARQDLFSLIDGLARQGKGIIYASGEFSELVGLCDRICVLWDGRIVAELDASTIDEETLLLYSTGGTPA from the coding sequence ATGACTTCCACCGCCCAACGAACACGGCTGGAAATGCGCAACATTTCCATCTCTTTTTCCGGCTTTCATGCGCTGAAGCAGGTTGATTTCACGCTAGAGGGCGGCTCTATTCATGCATTAACCGGCGCCAACGGCGCGGGCAAATCAACGCTGATGACCATCCTGTCCGGCGCCTACCGTCATTACAGCGGCGATATTATTATTGATGGCACGCGGGTTGATATTCATTCCCCGCGCGCAGCCAAACAGCATGGCATCCATCTGGTGCAGCAGGAGGTGGATGTCGCCCTGGTGCCGACGTTGTCCGTCGCAGAGAATATTATGCTGGATACGCTGGCCCAGACCGGCCATGTTCTCAACTGGCCGCAGGTTTATCGCCAGGCGCAGGCGTTGCTCGATCAGCTCGGCATCCGTCTGAATGTGCGGCGGCGGCTGGACCGTTGCTCGCTGGCGGAAAAACAGCAAATTCTATTGGCCAGAGCGCTATCTCATGAATGCCGTTTTTTAATTCTGGATGAACCGACTGCCCCGCTCGATCAGGCGGAAAGCGCCCGGCTGTTCCAGGTGGTCCGCCGTTTACAGGCCACAGGCATCGGCATCGTTTTCATTTCTCACCGCATCCATGAATTAAGTGAAATCTGCGATACGCTGACGGTGCTGCGAGACGGCGAGTTCGTCAGCAGCGGCCCGATGCAGGGGCTAAGCGGGGAGCAAATCGTTGAAAGAATGCTGGGGCACCGGCTGGATGATATTTTCCCGCCGCGGCGTCGCGCGGCATTACAGGATCCCTTGCTAAAGGTTAAAGGACTGCACGATGAAACCCTGTTGCGGGACATCTCGCTGACGTTGCGTAAAGGCGAGATTCTCGGGATCGCCGGGCTGGCGGGCGCAGGCAAAACCGAACTGTGTAAAGCGTTGTTCGGCGCCGCCCCCTGCCAAATTGAACAAGGCGAATATCAAGGCGGCTCATGGCGTCCCCATTCGCCATACCGGTCGGTCGAACAGGGCATCGCATTAGTGCCCGAAGAACGCCGTAAGGAAGGCATCTTTATTGAAGAATCCGTCGCCATGAATCTTAGCGTCAGCGCCAGCAACAGCTTTTCCCGCTGGGGGGTATTCAGCCACCGTCAGGCGCTGTCCTGGGCGAAACAAATCATTCGCCAATTAGCCATTCGCACTACCGGGCCGATGCAAAAACTGGCCCGGCTATCCGGCGGCAATCAGCAAAAAGTGGCTATCGGCAAATGGCTGCGCAGCGAGGCGCAGGTGCTGATCTTCGATGAACCCACCAAAGGCGTCGATATCAAAGCGAGACAGGATCTGTTCTCGCTGATTGACGGCCTGGCCCGGCAGGGAAAAGGCATTATCTACGCCTCGGGCGAGTTTTCCGAACTCGTCGGGCTATGCGATCGCATCTGTGTATTGTGGGATGGGCGTATCGTCGCCGAACTGGATGCATCAACCATTGATGAAGAAACACTGTTACTGTATTCAACTGGAGGAACTCCCGCGTGA
- a CDS encoding S-(hydroxymethyl)glutathione dehydrogenase/class III alcohol dehydrogenase — MQTIKTRAAVAWGPNQPLSIEEVDLMPPQKGEVLVRIVASGVCHTDAYTLSGKDPEGVFPAILGHEGGGIVEAIGEGVTSVAVGDHVIPLYTPECGECKFCRSGKTNLCQAIRATQGKGLMPDGTTRFSKNGQPIFHYMGTSTFAEHTVVPEISLAKISKEAPLEEVCLLGCGVTTGMGAVINTAKVKPGDSVAIFGLGGIGLSAIIGAQMAGAGRIIGIDINTSKFDLARKLGATDLINPQDYDKPIQDVIVELTDGGVDFSFECIGNVNVMRSALECCHKGWGESVIIGVAGAGEEISTRPFQLVTGRVWRGSAFGGVKGRSQLPGIVQRYMDGEFPLSDFITHTMGLEEINNAFDLMHEGKSIRSVIHFS, encoded by the coding sequence ATGCAAACGATAAAAACCCGCGCCGCCGTCGCCTGGGGCCCTAACCAACCGCTTTCCATTGAAGAAGTGGATCTGATGCCGCCCCAAAAGGGCGAAGTGTTGGTACGTATTGTCGCCAGCGGCGTTTGCCATACCGACGCCTATACCCTTTCAGGCAAAGATCCCGAAGGCGTTTTCCCGGCCATTCTCGGTCATGAAGGCGGCGGCATTGTTGAAGCCATCGGCGAAGGCGTGACCAGCGTAGCCGTCGGCGATCACGTTATTCCGTTGTACACCCCGGAATGCGGCGAATGTAAATTCTGCCGTTCAGGAAAAACCAACCTGTGTCAGGCGATTCGCGCCACACAAGGCAAAGGGTTAATGCCCGACGGCACCACCCGCTTCTCTAAGAACGGTCAGCCGATTTTTCATTACATGGGAACATCGACTTTTGCCGAGCATACCGTCGTACCGGAAATTTCGCTGGCTAAAATCAGCAAGGAAGCGCCGCTTGAAGAGGTCTGTCTGCTTGGCTGCGGCGTAACCACAGGAATGGGAGCGGTGATCAACACCGCCAAGGTGAAACCCGGCGACAGCGTCGCCATTTTCGGCCTCGGCGGCATCGGGCTATCGGCGATTATCGGCGCGCAGATGGCCGGCGCCGGACGAATTATCGGCATTGATATCAATACCAGCAAATTCGATCTGGCGCGCAAGCTGGGAGCCACCGATCTGATTAACCCCCAAGATTACGATAAGCCGATTCAGGACGTTATCGTCGAACTGACCGACGGCGGCGTTGACTTCTCCTTTGAATGTATCGGTAACGTCAACGTGATGCGTTCGGCGCTGGAGTGCTGCCACAAGGGCTGGGGCGAATCGGTGATTATCGGCGTGGCCGGCGCGGGGGAAGAAATCTCCACCCGTCCGTTCCAACTGGTAACCGGCCGGGTGTGGCGCGGTTCGGCGTTCGGCGGAGTGAAAGGCCGCAGCCAGCTGCCGGGCATTGTACAGCGCTATATGGATGGCGAATTCCCGCTCAGCGATTTTATTACTCACACCATGGGCCTGGAAGAGATCAATAACGCATTCGATTTAATGCATGAAGGCAAGTCGATCCGTTCTGTTATCCATTTCAGCTAA
- a CDS encoding ligand-gated channel protein — translation MAISIRKSVALALAATASTSVVGATQQDVMVVTASGYEQKIEDSAASISVISREQLETKAYRDVTDALKDVPGVVVTGGASSSDISIRGMSSKYTLILVDGKRVDTRGTRPNSDNSGIEQGWLPPLAAIERIEVVRGPMSSLYGSDAMGGVINIITRKTHSEWTASVRGDATIQEDRDSGDIYQSSIYAAGPLIDGLLGVQVNGLLSHRSEDRIVNGYNEQRMRNGGVTFTLTPDEKNTLDFDLSHSVQDRNVTPGKSIEVSDTESDVRYERNNYAITHNGIYDFGITTSYIQREETRNPNREMKLDNTVFNTQTSVYLGDHTLSLGGQYRYESLNDKGNQLSTAQDLEKLTRKSWALFAEDEWQMTNDFALTTGLRMDSDENYGSHWTPRAYGVWHLAEQWTLKGGVSAGYRSPDLRHTVKNWGQATGGRAGNAIILGNPDLKPEKSLSQEVGIIWDNREGMNFGVTLFNTDYKDKITEARECETPTGQTAACPYDGHNYRFISHRINVDKAIMRGVESTFNWDITDDLSLASSYTYTYSEQKSGEFKGKPLNQMPKHMFNSTLNWKATEDLGAWARVNYRGKTSEYLGRTTMSSPTPSYTFVDIGATYQVTKDVQLLGGVYNVLDKRVDYETYETVLDGRRYNVGVNVTF, via the coding sequence ATGGCAATCAGTATAAGAAAATCAGTCGCGCTGGCTCTGGCGGCAACCGCTTCTACATCCGTGGTCGGCGCCACGCAGCAGGATGTGATGGTGGTAACGGCTTCCGGCTATGAACAAAAGATCGAGGATTCCGCCGCCTCTATTTCCGTTATTTCTCGCGAACAGCTGGAAACCAAGGCCTACCGTGATGTTACCGACGCGCTGAAAGATGTACCCGGCGTTGTGGTAACCGGCGGCGCCAGCAGCAGCGATATCAGTATTCGCGGTATGTCGTCTAAATACACCCTGATTCTTGTGGATGGGAAACGAGTTGATACGCGGGGTACGCGCCCGAACAGCGATAACTCCGGGATTGAACAGGGATGGCTGCCGCCGCTTGCCGCCATTGAGCGGATCGAGGTGGTTCGCGGCCCGATGTCTTCGCTGTATGGTTCTGATGCGATGGGCGGGGTAATTAACATCATTACCCGGAAAACGCACAGTGAATGGACGGCGTCGGTGCGCGGGGATGCGACGATTCAGGAAGATCGCGATTCAGGCGATATCTATCAATCGAGTATCTATGCCGCAGGTCCGCTGATTGACGGTCTTTTAGGCGTTCAGGTTAATGGTCTGCTTTCGCATCGCAGCGAAGATAGAATCGTTAACGGCTATAACGAGCAGCGTATGCGTAATGGCGGGGTGACATTCACGCTAACGCCCGATGAAAAGAATACGCTGGACTTTGATTTATCCCATTCGGTACAGGACAGAAACGTCACGCCGGGTAAATCGATTGAAGTCTCGGACACCGAGTCCGATGTTCGCTATGAGCGTAATAATTATGCGATCACCCACAACGGAATCTACGATTTCGGCATAACAACCAGCTATATCCAGCGCGAGGAAACCCGTAATCCGAACCGTGAAATGAAACTGGATAATACCGTTTTCAATACTCAGACATCCGTTTACCTTGGCGACCATACCTTGAGTCTGGGCGGACAGTATCGCTATGAGTCTTTAAACGATAAGGGCAATCAGCTGTCGACGGCGCAGGATCTGGAGAAACTGACGCGCAAGAGCTGGGCGCTGTTTGCCGAAGACGAATGGCAAATGACCAACGATTTTGCGCTGACCACCGGTCTGCGGATGGATAGCGATGAAAACTATGGTTCGCATTGGACGCCCAGAGCCTATGGCGTATGGCACCTGGCGGAGCAGTGGACGTTGAAGGGCGGGGTGTCGGCCGGGTATCGGTCGCCCGATTTGCGTCATACGGTTAAAAACTGGGGGCAGGCAACCGGGGGCCGGGCGGGTAATGCGATCATTCTGGGAAATCCGGATCTTAAGCCGGAAAAAAGTCTGAGCCAGGAAGTCGGTATCATCTGGGATAACCGTGAAGGGATGAATTTCGGCGTAACGCTCTTTAATACGGATTACAAAGATAAAATCACCGAGGCCCGTGAATGTGAAACTCCTACCGGCCAAACGGCCGCCTGTCCGTATGACGGCCATAACTATCGCTTCATCAGTCATCGGATCAATGTTGATAAAGCGATCATGCGCGGGGTTGAATCGACGTTCAACTGGGACATTACCGACGATTTATCGCTAGCCTCCAGCTACACCTATACCTATTCGGAACAGAAGAGCGGCGAGTTTAAAGGCAAGCCGTTAAACCAGATGCCGAAGCATATGTTCAATAGCACATTGAACTGGAAAGCCACCGAGGATCTGGGCGCCTGGGCGCGGGTGAATTATCGCGGGAAGACTTCAGAATATTTAGGCCGCACCACTATGTCTTCGCCTACGCCGTCCTATACGTTTGTCGATATCGGGGCGACGTATCAGGTAACCAAAGACGTGCAGTTATTGGGCGGCGTCTACAATGTGCTCGATAAACGCGTTGATTATGAAACCTATGAAACGGTTTTGGACGGACGCCGTTATAACGTGGGCGTGAATGTCACCTTCTGA
- the yieE gene encoding DNA-binding transcriptional regulator YeiE, producing MHITLRQLEVFTEVLKSGSTTQASVVLALSQSAVSAALADLEGQLGVQLFDRVGKRLVVNEHGRLLYPKALSLLEQSTEIEQLFRRDNGALRIYASSTIGNYLLPAMIARYRQDFPEIPLELHVGNTQDVITSVSEFRVDLGLIEGPCHHPDLVTQPWLKDELVVFCAPTHPLSQQKLSLSALAEVPWILREQGSGTREVLDHLLLAHLPRFRLVMELGNSEAIKHAVRHGIGISCLSRHVIAEQLESGSLIELPIPLPKFTRTLYMVHHRQKHLSNVLQRFLSYCREA from the coding sequence ATGCATATCACATTACGTCAGTTGGAAGTGTTTACTGAAGTCCTGAAAAGTGGCTCAACCACTCAGGCTTCGGTCGTACTTGCTCTTTCTCAATCAGCAGTCAGTGCCGCGCTGGCTGATCTGGAAGGGCAACTGGGGGTCCAATTGTTTGACCGCGTCGGCAAACGGTTAGTCGTAAATGAGCATGGCCGCTTGCTTTACCCCAAAGCATTATCGCTGCTTGAACAATCAACGGAGATTGAACAGCTTTTTCGCCGTGATAACGGCGCATTACGTATTTATGCCAGCAGCACTATCGGCAACTATTTACTGCCGGCCATGATCGCCCGTTATCGGCAGGATTTTCCTGAAATCCCTCTGGAGTTGCACGTCGGCAATACTCAAGATGTGATTACCAGCGTGTCTGAATTTAGAGTCGATCTCGGGTTGATCGAAGGGCCGTGTCATCACCCTGATTTGGTGACGCAACCCTGGCTGAAAGATGAGTTGGTGGTCTTCTGCGCTCCGACGCACCCGCTTAGCCAGCAGAAGCTCTCTTTATCGGCGTTGGCCGAAGTTCCCTGGATTTTGCGCGAGCAAGGTTCAGGAACTCGCGAAGTTCTGGATCACCTACTTCTGGCGCACTTGCCGCGTTTTCGCTTAGTGATGGAGTTGGGCAATTCCGAGGCGATTAAACACGCGGTTCGTCATGGTATTGGTATTAGCTGTTTGTCGCGTCACGTTATCGCCGAACAGTTGGAAAGCGGTTCACTGATCGAATTGCCCATTCCGTTGCCTAAATTTACGCGCACGCTCTATATGGTTCACCATCGCCAGAAGCATCTCTCAAATGTATTACAGCGTTTTCTGAGTTATTGCCGCGAGGCGTAA